GAAAGGATTCCGCGAAGCAGGTATCGTCGACCCAGTTCCGTATGAAACGGATGATTGTAAGTAATATGGGAGTGACACGGATTGAAAGATGTACAAAACAGTATTGATAAACGTGGAATAGCGATCCAAAAAGTCGGGATCAGCCGTTTGGCACTTCCGTTTTTGGTTCGACAAAAAGATGGAGGCATGCAGCCCGTTCTGGCAACGATTCAAATGACGGTTGCACTGCCGAAAGAGTGTAAAGGAACGCATATGAGCCGTTTTGTCGAGATACTCAATGCATGGCGGCAAAAACCGATCTCGTCGCATGAGATGAAAGATATTTTGGCAGATGCGATTCTTCGTTTGGAGGCAGACGAAGCACATCTCGACTTGGCGTTTAAATATTTTTTGGAAAAAGAGGCACCTGCCAGCAAGATGAAAGGTCTTGTTGATATTGATTGCCGATTCATAGGAACATTGACGAAAGACGGTGCTTTTGACTTTTTGCTTGAAGTGGCAGTACCGTACACTTCGCTTTGTCCGTGCAGTAAAGAGATTTCTGCGTATGGTGCACACAATCAGCGTGGTACGATGTGCGTAAAAGTGCGCTATGATATGGATAAGATCCTTTGGATCGAAGATATCGTTTCCAATATGGAAGCACAAGCATCCTCTCCTGTATATTCTCTTCTCAAACGTCAAGACGAGAAGGTCGTAACAGAAGAAGCGTACGATAATCCGAAGTTTGTAGAAGATATTTTGCGTGATGTTGTGCTGGTAATGCGTTCGATGGAAGGCGTGCGTTGGTTCGAGGTTACTTGCGAGAACCAAGAGTCGATTCATAACCATAATGCGTATGCCAGCCATGCAGAGTTTGTAGAAGCGTAATTCGTAGTGTTGTATATGCTTACAAGAAGCGTATGTGACTGATTTTAAGTGGAGAGTTTTTGATTATGACGAAGTTTTACAAGCGGTTGTTCGGCTTACTGTTCTTTGTTGTACTAATATCGGTCGGTGTTATTTATTTCACCGTCGATATCAATACCGTCAGGAATCTGACGATGTTTCAGCCATGGGCGATTGGACTTGCTTTTGTATCGCTTGCGATCGGGCTTTTGTTCGACGGGCTGAGGCTTGTGCACATGGTCGGTATTTCGCATGGGAAAATTTCATTAAAGCAAACGATGCCTGTTGTATTCGGTAACTATTTTCTGGCTCTCATCACACCGGGAGCAACGGGCGGTGCGCTGGCGCAACTGCTATTCTTGAGGCGCGCCGGTGTTGC
Above is a window of Selenomonadales bacterium DNA encoding:
- a CDS encoding GTP cyclohydrolase I FolE2; this encodes MKDVQNSIDKRGIAIQKVGISRLALPFLVRQKDGGMQPVLATIQMTVALPKECKGTHMSRFVEILNAWRQKPISSHEMKDILADAILRLEADEAHLDLAFKYFLEKEAPASKMKGLVDIDCRFIGTLTKDGAFDFLLEVAVPYTSLCPCSKEISAYGAHNQRGTMCVKVRYDMDKILWIEDIVSNMEAQASSPVYSLLKRQDEKVVTEEAYDNPKFVEDILRDVVLVMRSMEGVRWFEVTCENQESIHNHNAYASHAEFVEA